In one Procambarus clarkii isolate CNS0578487 chromosome 87, FALCON_Pclarkii_2.0, whole genome shotgun sequence genomic region, the following are encoded:
- the LOC138358887 gene encoding PAX-interacting protein 1-like: protein MEMEGVYDPVRGGSTPSPCSQQHTLTLQQHTLALQQHTLALQQHTLALQQHTLALQQHTLTLQQHTLALQQHTLALQQHTLALQQHTLALQQHTLALQQHTLALQQHTLALQQHTLALQQHTLALQQRTLTLQQHTLALQQHTLALQQHTLALQQHTLALQQHTLALQQHTLTLQQHTLTLQQHTLALQQHTLALQQHTLALQQHTLTLQQHTLALQQHTLALQQHTLALQQHTLALQQHTLALQQHTLALQQHTLALQQHTLALQQHTLALQQHTLALQQHTLALQQHTLALQQHTLALQQHTLALQQHTLTLQQHTLALQQHTLALQQHTLALQQHTLALQQHTLALQQHTLTLQQHTLTLQQHTLALQQHTLALQQHTLALQQHTLTLQQHTLALQQHTLALQQHTLALQQHTLALQQHTLALQQHTLALQQHTLTLQQHTLALQQHTLALQQHTLALQQHTLTLQQHTLALQQHTLALQHLLPYSTPERTQAFD from the exons ATGGAGATGGAAGGGGTGTACGACCCAGTGCGTGGCGG caGCACACCCTCGCCCTGCAGCCagcagcacaccctcaccctgcaGCAGCACACCCTCGCCCTGCAGCAGCACACCCTCGCCCTGCAGCAGCACACCCTCGCCCTGCAGCAGCACACCCTCGCCCTGCagcagcacaccctcaccctgcaGCAGCACACCCTCGCCCTGCAGCAGCACACCCTCGCCCTGCAGCAGCACACCCTCGCCCTGCAGCAGCACACCCTCGCCCTGCAGCAGCACACCCTCGCCCTGCAGCAGCACACCCTCGCCCTGCAGCAGCACACCCTCGCCCTGCAGCAGCACACCCTCGCCCTGCAGCAGCACACCCTCGCCCTGCAGCAGCGCACCCTCACCCTGCAGCAGCACACCCTCGCCCTGCAGCAGCACACCCTCGCCCTGCAGCAGCACACCCTCGCCCTGCAGCAGCACACCCTCGCCCTGCAGCAGCACACCCTCGCCCTGCagcagcacaccctcaccctgcagcagcacaccctcaccctgcaGCAGCACACCCTCGCCCTGCAGCAGCACACCCTCGCCCTGCAGCAGCACACCCTCGCCCTGCagcagcacaccctcaccctgcaGCAGCACACCCTCGCCCTGCAGCAGCACACCCTCGCCCTGCAGCAGCACACCCTCGCCCTGCAGCAGCACACCCTCGCCCTGCAGCAGCACACCCTCGCCCTGCAGCAGCACACCCTCGCCCTGCAGCAGCACACCCTCGCCCTGCAGCAGCACACCCTCGCCCTGCAGCAGCACACCCTCGCCCTGCAGCAGCACACCCTCGCCCTGCAGCAGCACACCCTCGCCCTGCAGCAGCACACCCTCGCCCTGCAGCAGCACACCCTCGCCCTGCAGCAGCACACCCTCGCCCTGCagcagcacaccctcaccctgcaGCAGCACACCCTCGCCCTGCAGCAGCACACCCTCGCCCTGCAGCAGCACACCCTCGCCCTGCAGCAGCACACCCTCGCCCTGCAGCAGCACACCCTCGCCCTGCagcagcacaccctcaccctgcagcagcacaccctcaccctgcaGCAGCACACCCTCGCCCTGCAGCAGCACACCCTCGCCCTGCAGCAGCACACCCTCGCCCTGCagcagcacaccctcaccctgcaGCAGCACACCCTCGCCCTGCAGCAGCACACCCTCGCCCTGCAGCAGCACACCCTCGCCCTGCAGCAGCACACCCTCGCCCTGCAGCAGCACACCCTCGCCCTGCAGCAGCACACCCTCGCCCTGCagcagcacaccctcaccctgcaGCAGCACACCCTCGCCCTGCAGCAGCACACCCTCGCCCTGCAGCAGCACACCCTCGCCCTGCagcagcacaccctcaccctgcaGCAGCACACCCTCGCCCTGCAGCAGCACACCCTCGCCCTGCAGCACCTCCTTCCATATAGCACACCTGAACGTACACAGgcgtttgattga